CGGGTCAGGAGACCCGCCCCTACGTCATCGCAGCAGGAGTTGTACGAGCCGCGCGTGAGGGCAGTCATCGCAACCGGCCCTCTCCCGGCCCGGATTGCTGCTATAATCCGGTAAAAAGGGAGAAACCATGACCGATGGCTCGACCAGGCCCCGCCTGCTCCTGGTGGACGGCTACTCCCTCCTCTTCCGCGTGTACCACTCGATCAAGACGCAGCTGACGTCCCGGGACGGTACGAACGTGGCCGCCCTCTACGGCGCCGTCCGCGTGTTCCTCGGCCTCTTGGAGCGCCACAAACCGGACAGGGTCGCCTTCGTCCTCGACGCGCCGGGCCCCACATTCCGCGACGAAATATTTCCCGCGTACAAGGCCAACCGCCCGCCCGCGCCGCCCGAACTCCGTCCCCAGGCCGACCTCCTGCGCAGGCTCTTCCCGCTCCTGGGCTGGCCCCTGGTGGAGACGCCCGGCTACGAGGCCGACGACGCCATCGCCGCGCTGACGAAAAGGGGCCTCGACGCGGGCTACGACGTGCGCATCTTCACCCACGACAAGGACCTGATGCAGCTCATCGGCCCGCGTGTCGTCCACATCGCCCACGGCCGCAAGGGGGAGGAAAGCCTGCGCGACGCGGGCTTCGTCCGGGAGAGGTTCGGCGTCGGACCCGAGCGGATGCGCGACCTGCTGGCGCTGGCCGGCGATTCCTCGGACAACCTGCCCGGTGTGCCCGGCGTGGGGCCGAAGACGGCGGCCAAGCTTTTGGCCGATTACACCGACCTGGAGGGGGTCCTCGCCCACGCCGCCGACCTTCCGGGCAAGCTGGGCGAAAATCTGATAAAGGGCGAAGGGGACGCCCGGCTGACCTGGAAAATGGTCGGCCTGGCCGAGGACGCGCCGGTCCCGCCCCTGGACGAATTAGTAATTTCCGAGGCGAAACCCGGGGCGCTCGAAATGCTCCAAAACCTGCGCTTCGCCGGAGTCATCCGGGACCTGGGGCTCGTGGAGCGGACCGCGGCCCGTTTGGAGGTAGTCTCGGGCCCTCCGGAAGGGTTCGTCGAGAAGGTTCGTAAAAACGGGCGGTTGGGAATCGCATTGGAGGTCGAGGGCGGGCCGGCGCGGCGCTATCGAATCAAGGCCCTGGGTCTGGCCGCGGAACCGGGCGTCGGCTACGGCCTGGCCTGCGACGGTGAACCGCCCTCCTGGCTGACGGAGCTTTTCGCCGATGAGAAAATCTCCACGGTCGGCTACGACCTGAAGCCCATCGCCCGGCGGATTTCCCGACCCGAGGACCTGATGCTCGCCGGGTGGCTCCTGGAGGCGGATCGTCTCCCGCGAGGTCTGGCCTCGCTCTGCCAGGCACACCTCGGCAAGAGACCCGCCGGCGAGGGGGCGCAACCCGCCCAGGGCGACCTCCTTTCCGACCAGGGCGCGGAATTGAAGGGATTGGCCGGTCGGGCCGCCGCCGCCCTCGAGCTGCAACCGGTTTTGGCGGAAAAAATAAAAGAATTTGAACTGGACCGCGTTTACGGAAAAATCGAGCTGCCGCTCCTGCCGGTCATCGCCGCGGTGGAGGAACGGGGGCTCTTGCTGGACTCCTCGGCGCTCGGGGAGCTCTCCACCGAGCTGCACGCCCGGATGGAAGAGTTGGAAAAACGGGCCCACGAGCTGGCCGGCCACCCCTTCAACGTGGCCTCCACCAAGCAGACCGGCGAGGTGCTCTTCGGCGAGCTGAAGCTGCCCGGCGGCCGGCGCACCAAGACCGGCTTCTCCACCGCCGGCGACGTGCTGGAAAAGCTGGCCGCCGAGCACGAGATCGCGGCGGTCATCCTCGAGCACCGGCAACTGGGAAAGCTCGACGGCACCTACGCGGCGAAGCTCCCCGCCGAGGTGGACCCGGTCTCCGGGAGGCTGCACACCACGCTGCACCAGG
This window of the bacterium genome carries:
- the polA gene encoding DNA polymerase I, with the translated sequence MTDGSTRPRLLLVDGYSLLFRVYHSIKTQLTSRDGTNVAALYGAVRVFLGLLERHKPDRVAFVLDAPGPTFRDEIFPAYKANRPPAPPELRPQADLLRRLFPLLGWPLVETPGYEADDAIAALTKRGLDAGYDVRIFTHDKDLMQLIGPRVVHIAHGRKGEESLRDAGFVRERFGVGPERMRDLLALAGDSSDNLPGVPGVGPKTAAKLLADYTDLEGVLAHAADLPGKLGENLIKGEGDARLTWKMVGLAEDAPVPPLDELVISEAKPGALEMLQNLRFAGVIRDLGLVERTAARLEVVSGPPEGFVEKVRKNGRLGIALEVEGGPARRYRIKALGLAAEPGVGYGLACDGEPPSWLTELFADEKISTVGYDLKPIARRISRPEDLMLAGWLLEADRLPRGLASLCQAHLGKRPAGEGAQPAQGDLLSDQGAELKGLAGRAAAALELQPVLAEKIKEFELDRVYGKIELPLLPVIAAVEERGLLLDSSALGELSTELHARMEELEKRAHELAGHPFNVASTKQTGEVLFGELKLPGGRRTKTGFSTAGDVLEKLAAEHEIAAVILEHRQLGKLDGTYAAKLPAEVDPVSGRLHTTLHQAAVATGRLSSSDPNLQNIPIRTELGRRIRKAFVAPAGCVLVSADYSQIELRLLAHISGEVRLLEAFHAGADIHAATAAVIFGVEKENVGLDQRNAAKVVNYSLIYGKGVYGLASDLGIGRAEAKAFIDGYFAKYPAVRAWMDSGLERARELGYTVTLFGRRRPFGELNSSNRQAREAAERAALNAPLQGTAADICKLAMIRAEKFLDDCDCGARLLLQIHDELLVECPEEETERVGAILREAMENACEGLINLQVPLVVEVGSGRNWLEAH